CTGTTCGACCGGATCGCGAAGTCTATAGGGGTGCACGAATGATGCCGCGCAGGTTGATTCCCTCACTGCGGACCGGGTTGATCTGGCTTGGGCTGCTCGCGCTGTTCGCCGGTAGCGCCACGGCCCGCCACATCAACGTCATTACGATCGACGGTTCGATCAATCCGGCGTCTTCCGACTATCTCCAGGGCGCGATCCAGCAGAGCGAATCCGACGGTGCTGAAATGCTGCTCCTCGAGCTCGATACGCCGGGCGGTCTGCTCAGCTCTACGAAAGACATCATTCAGGCGATGCTCAATGCCAAAGTTCCGGTGGTCGTGTTCGTTTCGCCCAAGGGAGCCTGGGCGGCTTCCGCGGGAACCTTCATCACACTGGCTGGCCACATCGCAGCCATGGCACCGGGCACCAGCATCGGCGCGGCGTCCCCGATCAGCGCGTCGGGTGGGGGGGGCACGCGCGAAGAGGACAATAAACGCTCCGACGTGTCGATGGAGAAGGCCG
The sequence above is drawn from the Myxococcales bacterium genome and encodes:
- a CDS encoding ATP-dependent Clp protease proteolytic subunit — translated: MMPRRLIPSLRTGLIWLGLLALFAGSATARHINVITIDGSINPASSDYLQGAIQQSESDGAEMLLLELDTPGGLLSSTKDIIQAMLNAKVPVVVFVSPKGAWAASAGTFITLAGHIAAMAPGTSIGAASPISASGGGGTREEDNKRSDVSMEKA